In Malaclemys terrapin pileata isolate rMalTer1 chromosome 10, rMalTer1.hap1, whole genome shotgun sequence, the following are encoded in one genomic region:
- the ERI2 gene encoding ERI1 exoribonuclease 2 isoform X1, which yields MATKQLARQLGLIRKSSITSSNGKNQTRTKSRQSFDYLIIIDFESTCWKDGKRHYSQEIIEFPAVLLNTSTGEIESEFHMYVQPEEHPILSEFCTELTGIKQNQVDEGVPLNICLSQFSKWIQKIQKEKKIIFNSDVSSHSVSEAKSSTFVTWSDWDLGVCLQYECKRKQLRKPDILNSWIDLRATYKLFYTRKPKGLNGALQDLGIDFAGREHSGLDDSRNTARLAWRMICDGCVMKITKSLDKVHPKKNSVSRSLNVNPTEENPLGSDDGAETSAKDRICNSSCLAENEHNKIDKMVINSNVKGKDQQESSSTSSSANVHVGSRIRTKIDGCGQTQSCLPPYIGRLPVPFGQLQASHCNLLTGIQNGLNNGHLISTSKYSSSILGSGLVLVSTTISSVNISNVDISTSSDCLSMLADWEDVALIPESQHEENTDSVKLKDDPDAKTSSVSGEGMVLKEPSVKNSDFECLEQRNEHLEASKSIVYKSPNTTIYDVGLAQRQALNCSAFKLPSAKVNATLSSTVLIGNHSTPFSQTPKRKPSSPKTLPPSKKQSFTVHEDEASSSDQPLSLRNSSSYKVPTVLLNSTVCLNQSLKAVKSDKLTPPLCNCGRRAKRLNVSSAGPNHGKVFYSCPVGKHEGKKRGCGYFKWEHVLLKEKSTNAISTLSPTAAGLTSPGINSDSSGNSHRKYPGLRPSMRT from the exons ATGGCGACCAAGCAGCTGGCCCG GCAACTTGGATTAATTAGAAAAAGTTCCATAACTTCCTCAAATGGCAAGAATCAGACTAGAACCAAGTCAA GGCAGTCGTTtgactatttaattattattgACTTTGAGTCTACATGTTGGAAAGATGGTAAACGTCATTACAGCCAGGAAATAA ttgaATTTCCAGCAGTTTTGTTAAACACTTCAACTGGAGAGATTGAATCTGAATTCCACATGTACGTCCAGCCTGAGGAACATCCAATTCTTTCTGAATTTTGTACTGAACTAACTGGCATAAAGCAG AATCAAGTTGATGAAGGGGTTCCTCTTAATATTTGCTTATCACAATTTTCTAAGTGGATTCAAAAGAtacaaaaggagaagaaaattatTTTCAATTCAGATGTTTCAAGCCATTCTGTTTCTGAAGCAAAATCAAGTACCTTTGTTACTTGGTCAG ACTGGGATCTGGGGGTTTGTTTGCAGTATGAGTGCAAAAGGAAGCAGCTGCGAAAACCTGATATTTTAAACTCTTGGATTGATCTCAGAGCAACATACAAG ctctTCTACACTAGAAAGCCAAAAGGACTAAATGGTGCTTTACAGGATCTGGGGATAGACTTTGCAGGACGGGAACATTCTG GGTTGGATGATTCTCGGAATACTGCCCGTCTTGCTTGGAGGATGATCTGTGATGGATGTGTGATGAAAATTACAAAATCTTTGGATAAG GTACATCCAAAGAAGAATTCAGTGTCCAGATCTTTGAATGTGAACCCCACTGAAGAGAATCCACTGGGAAGTGATGATGGTGCTGAAACTTCAGCTAAAGATAGAATTTGCAACAGCAGCTGTCTAGCTGAGAATGAACATAATAAAATTGATAAAATGGTTATAAACTCCAATGTAAAGGGAAAAGACCAGCAGGAGTCCAGTTCTACAAGTTCCTCTGCAAATGTCCATGTTGGATCTAGAATCCGTACAAAGATTGATGGATGTGGTCAAACCCAAAGCTGCTTACCTCCATATATTGGCAGACTTCCTGTTCCCTTTGGACAACTACAGGCTTCTCACTGTAATTTACTGACAGGCATCCAGAATGGATTAAATAATGGACATCTTATTTCTACTTCCAAGTATAGCTCTTCAATACTTGGTTCAGGGCTAGTGCTTGTCTCCACTACTATTTCCTCTGTTAATATCTCTAATGTAGATATAAGTACTAGTTCTGATTGTTTATCTATGTTGGCTGATTGGGAAGATGTAGCTTTAATACCAGAATCACAGCATGAAGAAAATACAGACTCTGTGAAGCTTAAAGATGACCCAGATGCAAAGACTTCATCAGTCTCTGGAGAAGGGATGGTTTTGAAAGAACCATCTGTGAAGAATTCAGACTTTGAATGTTTGGAGCAACGTAATGAACATTTGGAGGCTTCTAAGTCTATTGTGTACAAAAGTCCTAATACTACTATCTATGATGTAGGATTAGCCCAAAGGCAAGCCTTAAATTGTTCTGCTTTTAAGTTACCATCTGCAAAGGTAAATGCTACTTTATCAAGTACAGTATTAATTGGAAATCATTCCACCCCTTTCTCTCAGACGCCTAAGAGGAAACCATCTAGTCCGAAAACTTTACCTCCATCAAAAAAACAGTCATTCACTGTACATGAAGATGAAGCTTCATCTTCTGATCAGCCCCTATCTTTGAGAAATTCAAGTTCATACAAAGTGCCTACTGTTCTCTTAAACTCCACAGTTTGCCTGAACCAATCTTTAAAAGCTGTGAAAAGTGACAAACTGACTCCACCCTTATGTAACTGTGGTCGAAGGGCTAAAAGACTAAATGTGTCCAGTGCTGGTCCAAATCATGGCAAAGTATTCTACAGTTGTCCTGTTGGAAAACATGAAGGGAAGAAGAGAGGCTGTGGATATTTCAAGTGGGAGCATGTACTTCTAAAGGAAAAATCCACTAATGCTATTTCTACTCTTTCCCCCACTGCAGCTGGTTTAACATCTCCTGGAATAAACTCAGATTCTTCAGGAAATTCTCACAGGAAATATCCGGGTCTCAGACCTTCTATGAGAACTTga
- the ERI2 gene encoding ERI1 exoribonuclease 2 isoform X3 → MYVQPEEHPILSEFCTELTGIKQNQVDEGVPLNICLSQFSKWIQKIQKEKKIIFNSDVSSHSVSEAKSSTFVTWSDWDLGVCLQYECKRKQLRKPDILNSWIDLRATYKLFYTRKPKGLNGALQDLGIDFAGREHSGLDDSRNTARLAWRMICDGCVMKITKSLDKVHPKKNSVSRSLNVNPTEENPLGSDDGAETSAKDRICNSSCLAENEHNKIDKMVINSNVKGKDQQESSSTSSSANVHVGSRIRTKIDGCGQTQSCLPPYIGRLPVPFGQLQASHCNLLTGIQNGLNNGHLISTSKYSSSILGSGLVLVSTTISSVNISNVDISTSSDCLSMLADWEDVALIPESQHEENTDSVKLKDDPDAKTSSVSGEGMVLKEPSVKNSDFECLEQRNEHLEASKSIVYKSPNTTIYDVGLAQRQALNCSAFKLPSAKVNATLSSTVLIGNHSTPFSQTPKRKPSSPKTLPPSKKQSFTVHEDEASSSDQPLSLRNSSSYKVPTVLLNSTVCLNQSLKAVKSDKLTPPLCNCGRRAKRLNVSSAGPNHGKVFYSCPVGKHEGKKRGCGYFKWEHVLLKEKSTNAISTLSPTAAGLTSPGINSDSSGNSHRKYPGLRPSMRT, encoded by the exons ATGTACGTCCAGCCTGAGGAACATCCAATTCTTTCTGAATTTTGTACTGAACTAACTGGCATAAAGCAG AATCAAGTTGATGAAGGGGTTCCTCTTAATATTTGCTTATCACAATTTTCTAAGTGGATTCAAAAGAtacaaaaggagaagaaaattatTTTCAATTCAGATGTTTCAAGCCATTCTGTTTCTGAAGCAAAATCAAGTACCTTTGTTACTTGGTCAG ACTGGGATCTGGGGGTTTGTTTGCAGTATGAGTGCAAAAGGAAGCAGCTGCGAAAACCTGATATTTTAAACTCTTGGATTGATCTCAGAGCAACATACAAG ctctTCTACACTAGAAAGCCAAAAGGACTAAATGGTGCTTTACAGGATCTGGGGATAGACTTTGCAGGACGGGAACATTCTG GGTTGGATGATTCTCGGAATACTGCCCGTCTTGCTTGGAGGATGATCTGTGATGGATGTGTGATGAAAATTACAAAATCTTTGGATAAG GTACATCCAAAGAAGAATTCAGTGTCCAGATCTTTGAATGTGAACCCCACTGAAGAGAATCCACTGGGAAGTGATGATGGTGCTGAAACTTCAGCTAAAGATAGAATTTGCAACAGCAGCTGTCTAGCTGAGAATGAACATAATAAAATTGATAAAATGGTTATAAACTCCAATGTAAAGGGAAAAGACCAGCAGGAGTCCAGTTCTACAAGTTCCTCTGCAAATGTCCATGTTGGATCTAGAATCCGTACAAAGATTGATGGATGTGGTCAAACCCAAAGCTGCTTACCTCCATATATTGGCAGACTTCCTGTTCCCTTTGGACAACTACAGGCTTCTCACTGTAATTTACTGACAGGCATCCAGAATGGATTAAATAATGGACATCTTATTTCTACTTCCAAGTATAGCTCTTCAATACTTGGTTCAGGGCTAGTGCTTGTCTCCACTACTATTTCCTCTGTTAATATCTCTAATGTAGATATAAGTACTAGTTCTGATTGTTTATCTATGTTGGCTGATTGGGAAGATGTAGCTTTAATACCAGAATCACAGCATGAAGAAAATACAGACTCTGTGAAGCTTAAAGATGACCCAGATGCAAAGACTTCATCAGTCTCTGGAGAAGGGATGGTTTTGAAAGAACCATCTGTGAAGAATTCAGACTTTGAATGTTTGGAGCAACGTAATGAACATTTGGAGGCTTCTAAGTCTATTGTGTACAAAAGTCCTAATACTACTATCTATGATGTAGGATTAGCCCAAAGGCAAGCCTTAAATTGTTCTGCTTTTAAGTTACCATCTGCAAAGGTAAATGCTACTTTATCAAGTACAGTATTAATTGGAAATCATTCCACCCCTTTCTCTCAGACGCCTAAGAGGAAACCATCTAGTCCGAAAACTTTACCTCCATCAAAAAAACAGTCATTCACTGTACATGAAGATGAAGCTTCATCTTCTGATCAGCCCCTATCTTTGAGAAATTCAAGTTCATACAAAGTGCCTACTGTTCTCTTAAACTCCACAGTTTGCCTGAACCAATCTTTAAAAGCTGTGAAAAGTGACAAACTGACTCCACCCTTATGTAACTGTGGTCGAAGGGCTAAAAGACTAAATGTGTCCAGTGCTGGTCCAAATCATGGCAAAGTATTCTACAGTTGTCCTGTTGGAAAACATGAAGGGAAGAAGAGAGGCTGTGGATATTTCAAGTGGGAGCATGTACTTCTAAAGGAAAAATCCACTAATGCTATTTCTACTCTTTCCCCCACTGCAGCTGGTTTAACATCTCCTGGAATAAACTCAGATTCTTCAGGAAATTCTCACAGGAAATATCCGGGTCTCAGACCTTCTATGAGAACTTga
- the ERI2 gene encoding ERI1 exoribonuclease 2 isoform X2: MARIRLEPSQVSGQSFDYLIIIDFESTCWKDGKRHYSQEIIEFPAVLLNTSTGEIESEFHMYVQPEEHPILSEFCTELTGIKQNQVDEGVPLNICLSQFSKWIQKIQKEKKIIFNSDVSSHSVSEAKSSTFVTWSDWDLGVCLQYECKRKQLRKPDILNSWIDLRATYKLFYTRKPKGLNGALQDLGIDFAGREHSGLDDSRNTARLAWRMICDGCVMKITKSLDKVHPKKNSVSRSLNVNPTEENPLGSDDGAETSAKDRICNSSCLAENEHNKIDKMVINSNVKGKDQQESSSTSSSANVHVGSRIRTKIDGCGQTQSCLPPYIGRLPVPFGQLQASHCNLLTGIQNGLNNGHLISTSKYSSSILGSGLVLVSTTISSVNISNVDISTSSDCLSMLADWEDVALIPESQHEENTDSVKLKDDPDAKTSSVSGEGMVLKEPSVKNSDFECLEQRNEHLEASKSIVYKSPNTTIYDVGLAQRQALNCSAFKLPSAKVNATLSSTVLIGNHSTPFSQTPKRKPSSPKTLPPSKKQSFTVHEDEASSSDQPLSLRNSSSYKVPTVLLNSTVCLNQSLKAVKSDKLTPPLCNCGRRAKRLNVSSAGPNHGKVFYSCPVGKHEGKKRGCGYFKWEHVLLKEKSTNAISTLSPTAAGLTSPGINSDSSGNSHRKYPGLRPSMRT, translated from the exons ATGGCAAGAATCAGACTAGAACCAAGTCAAGTAAGTG GGCAGTCGTTtgactatttaattattattgACTTTGAGTCTACATGTTGGAAAGATGGTAAACGTCATTACAGCCAGGAAATAA ttgaATTTCCAGCAGTTTTGTTAAACACTTCAACTGGAGAGATTGAATCTGAATTCCACATGTACGTCCAGCCTGAGGAACATCCAATTCTTTCTGAATTTTGTACTGAACTAACTGGCATAAAGCAG AATCAAGTTGATGAAGGGGTTCCTCTTAATATTTGCTTATCACAATTTTCTAAGTGGATTCAAAAGAtacaaaaggagaagaaaattatTTTCAATTCAGATGTTTCAAGCCATTCTGTTTCTGAAGCAAAATCAAGTACCTTTGTTACTTGGTCAG ACTGGGATCTGGGGGTTTGTTTGCAGTATGAGTGCAAAAGGAAGCAGCTGCGAAAACCTGATATTTTAAACTCTTGGATTGATCTCAGAGCAACATACAAG ctctTCTACACTAGAAAGCCAAAAGGACTAAATGGTGCTTTACAGGATCTGGGGATAGACTTTGCAGGACGGGAACATTCTG GGTTGGATGATTCTCGGAATACTGCCCGTCTTGCTTGGAGGATGATCTGTGATGGATGTGTGATGAAAATTACAAAATCTTTGGATAAG GTACATCCAAAGAAGAATTCAGTGTCCAGATCTTTGAATGTGAACCCCACTGAAGAGAATCCACTGGGAAGTGATGATGGTGCTGAAACTTCAGCTAAAGATAGAATTTGCAACAGCAGCTGTCTAGCTGAGAATGAACATAATAAAATTGATAAAATGGTTATAAACTCCAATGTAAAGGGAAAAGACCAGCAGGAGTCCAGTTCTACAAGTTCCTCTGCAAATGTCCATGTTGGATCTAGAATCCGTACAAAGATTGATGGATGTGGTCAAACCCAAAGCTGCTTACCTCCATATATTGGCAGACTTCCTGTTCCCTTTGGACAACTACAGGCTTCTCACTGTAATTTACTGACAGGCATCCAGAATGGATTAAATAATGGACATCTTATTTCTACTTCCAAGTATAGCTCTTCAATACTTGGTTCAGGGCTAGTGCTTGTCTCCACTACTATTTCCTCTGTTAATATCTCTAATGTAGATATAAGTACTAGTTCTGATTGTTTATCTATGTTGGCTGATTGGGAAGATGTAGCTTTAATACCAGAATCACAGCATGAAGAAAATACAGACTCTGTGAAGCTTAAAGATGACCCAGATGCAAAGACTTCATCAGTCTCTGGAGAAGGGATGGTTTTGAAAGAACCATCTGTGAAGAATTCAGACTTTGAATGTTTGGAGCAACGTAATGAACATTTGGAGGCTTCTAAGTCTATTGTGTACAAAAGTCCTAATACTACTATCTATGATGTAGGATTAGCCCAAAGGCAAGCCTTAAATTGTTCTGCTTTTAAGTTACCATCTGCAAAGGTAAATGCTACTTTATCAAGTACAGTATTAATTGGAAATCATTCCACCCCTTTCTCTCAGACGCCTAAGAGGAAACCATCTAGTCCGAAAACTTTACCTCCATCAAAAAAACAGTCATTCACTGTACATGAAGATGAAGCTTCATCTTCTGATCAGCCCCTATCTTTGAGAAATTCAAGTTCATACAAAGTGCCTACTGTTCTCTTAAACTCCACAGTTTGCCTGAACCAATCTTTAAAAGCTGTGAAAAGTGACAAACTGACTCCACCCTTATGTAACTGTGGTCGAAGGGCTAAAAGACTAAATGTGTCCAGTGCTGGTCCAAATCATGGCAAAGTATTCTACAGTTGTCCTGTTGGAAAACATGAAGGGAAGAAGAGAGGCTGTGGATATTTCAAGTGGGAGCATGTACTTCTAAAGGAAAAATCCACTAATGCTATTTCTACTCTTTCCCCCACTGCAGCTGGTTTAACATCTCCTGGAATAAACTCAGATTCTTCAGGAAATTCTCACAGGAAATATCCGGGTCTCAGACCTTCTATGAGAACTTga